One window of Acidobacteriaceae bacterium genomic DNA carries:
- a CDS encoding MFS transporter — MSAPSLAILLAFGAVLLPEEIKPSAISSGPALPWLAVDFLLAGLGTVLLGPLLPSVAHAWSLTDAQSGLLLLAKFVGAFLGGVTVPRRLGLGIFAGSLLAFVGFTSFALSSSLLPGCAALFVSGIGLGQIIASTNILTGRRYRTHTGSALSSLNFFWSFGAVITGVLVGAFVPRFGLRNPLLCFAALYLVSGMGGVARNTGSGAYVESESEQPRALAAGTIAFFALLLFLYGGLETCLTAWITTFTVRFSDLRLLGGQSGVVLMWASLTGGRALSSIALRHATEQAVQRMGLLLVGIMIAVLGWAHHGWTLSACCILIGLGLAPFFPATFAVLMRKQPPARTAGFVLAVSGLGAAFFPWMMGVLSTRTGSLRIAMAIPWTLAIVLLLLSLVFRSTDAFSTPQPGEDSVKVGV; from the coding sequence TTGAGCGCACCTTCACTCGCGATTCTGCTCGCCTTTGGAGCCGTGCTCTTGCCGGAAGAAATCAAACCATCCGCGATCAGTTCGGGCCCAGCGCTGCCGTGGCTCGCGGTTGATTTCTTGCTTGCAGGGCTCGGTACGGTGTTGCTCGGCCCGCTGCTTCCGTCTGTAGCGCACGCATGGAGCCTGACGGATGCGCAGAGCGGATTGCTGCTGTTGGCCAAATTTGTCGGAGCCTTTCTTGGTGGCGTTACCGTTCCGCGGCGCCTTGGTCTGGGGATCTTCGCAGGGTCGCTGCTGGCATTCGTCGGCTTCACGTCGTTCGCACTTTCGAGTTCCCTGCTGCCAGGTTGTGCGGCTCTGTTCGTGAGCGGGATCGGGCTGGGCCAGATCATCGCATCGACGAACATTCTCACTGGACGCCGCTATCGCACGCATACCGGGTCTGCCCTTTCGTCGCTGAATTTCTTCTGGAGTTTCGGCGCCGTCATCACCGGCGTCCTGGTCGGTGCATTTGTGCCCCGCTTCGGGCTGCGCAATCCGCTGCTGTGTTTCGCGGCTCTCTACCTTGTCAGCGGGATGGGCGGCGTTGCTCGCAATACGGGTTCCGGTGCTTACGTCGAGAGTGAGTCTGAGCAGCCGCGGGCGCTCGCGGCGGGCACGATCGCGTTTTTCGCACTGTTGCTTTTTCTATATGGCGGGCTGGAGACGTGCTTGACCGCATGGATTACAACGTTCACGGTGCGGTTTTCAGATCTTCGTCTGCTGGGTGGACAGTCAGGAGTTGTGCTGATGTGGGCCTCACTGACGGGCGGCCGCGCACTGTCATCTATTGCATTACGGCACGCGACCGAACAGGCCGTGCAGCGTATGGGTCTTTTGCTTGTAGGCATAATGATCGCGGTGCTGGGGTGGGCACATCACGGTTGGACACTCTCTGCCTGCTGTATCCTCATCGGACTTGGCCTTGCGCCATTTTTCCCTGCGACTTTTGCAGTGCTGATGCGAAAGCAGCCTCCGGCGCGGACTGCAGGATTTGTCCTGGCCGTCTCGGGCCTCGGCGCAGCGTTTTTCCCCTGGATGATGGGGGTACTGTCGACCCGGACAGGATCCCTGAGAATTGCGATGGCGATTCCCTGGACGCTGGCGATTGTGCTGCTTCTTCTGAGCCTGGTATTCCGCTCAACGGACGCGTTTTCCACTCCGCAGCCAGGCGAAGATTCGGTGAAAGTCGGCGTATAA
- a CDS encoding S9 family peptidase codes for MQTTTDLQPPVADREPRTTSIHSTELRDDYAWMRDKESPRVLDYLRAENAYTAAMMAGTEELQKQLYDEILSHIKEDDVSVPYRDGEWEYLARTEKGLQYPRYCRRPAGSAASLYSTEISPGEAVILDVNRLAEGQPFMAIGDSAVSPDGKLLAYTTDNTGFRQYTLHIKDLSTGKVLGDTAERVGSLAWAADSKTLFYSTEDEQTKRQDRLFRHRVGDSASADVEVFHEPDERFNLGVGRTRDRKYLLLQIGSHTTSENWFVSSANPEQQFKLIAPRVDDEEYYVDHRDGYFYIRSNREAEQFKLMRTPVDAADREHWEELLPEHKDAPFEDFDLFQNFLVAGYRERGLPVLRVFSLEGEGRPVAPRDIRFPDPAYTAFSEINRDFNAKTFRYAYQSLVRPSSVFEYEIATGTSTLLKQHEVPGGFDAANYQSERLWFRAHDGTEVPVSLVYRRSAFEKNGKNPLYVYGYGSYGYPLPLGFSASRLALLDRGLVVAYAHIRGGGELGDPWHDAGKMMQKQNTFTDFIETVEFLVRGGYGDPSRVAIEGGSAGGLLMGAAVNLAIEAGKPNLFRAVLSHVPFVDVMNTMLDASLPLTVGEYEEWGNPNEPEAFAYMRGYSPYDNLRKAEYPAMLVKTSLNDSQVMYWEPAKYVAKMRTLKTNDTSLLLHINMDAGHGGASGRYDYLKEIAFDDAFLLRELGAEKRI; via the coding sequence ATGCAGACCACAACTGACCTACAGCCACCCGTTGCAGACCGTGAACCACGCACAACCTCGATCCACTCGACTGAGCTGCGTGATGATTACGCGTGGATGCGAGACAAGGAGAGCCCTCGCGTGCTGGACTACCTGCGGGCCGAAAATGCGTATACGGCCGCGATGATGGCGGGCACGGAAGAGCTGCAGAAACAGCTCTATGATGAGATTCTGTCGCACATCAAGGAAGATGATGTCTCGGTGCCTTACCGCGACGGCGAGTGGGAATACCTGGCGCGCACGGAGAAAGGCTTGCAGTATCCGCGATATTGCCGGCGGCCAGCGGGGTCGGCGGCGAGCTTGTATTCCACGGAGATTTCGCCGGGCGAGGCGGTGATCCTGGATGTAAACCGGCTTGCCGAAGGGCAACCGTTTATGGCGATTGGCGACAGCGCTGTGAGCCCCGACGGAAAGCTGCTGGCGTACACAACAGACAACACGGGATTCCGGCAATACACGCTGCACATCAAGGACCTGTCGACAGGAAAGGTGCTCGGCGACACGGCGGAAAGGGTTGGATCGCTGGCGTGGGCCGCGGATTCGAAGACGCTGTTTTACTCGACTGAAGACGAGCAGACGAAGCGGCAGGATCGGCTGTTCCGCCATCGGGTGGGCGATTCGGCGAGTGCGGACGTGGAGGTATTTCATGAGCCGGATGAGCGCTTCAACTTAGGCGTGGGGCGGACGCGGGACCGCAAGTACCTGCTGCTGCAGATTGGCAGTCATACAACGAGCGAGAACTGGTTCGTTTCGAGCGCGAATCCGGAGCAGCAGTTCAAGCTGATTGCTCCGCGCGTCGATGACGAGGAGTATTACGTCGATCATCGCGATGGATACTTCTACATTCGCTCGAACCGTGAGGCTGAACAGTTCAAGCTGATGCGAACGCCGGTGGACGCAGCGGACCGCGAACACTGGGAGGAGTTGCTGCCGGAGCACAAGGATGCGCCATTCGAAGATTTTGACCTGTTCCAGAACTTTCTAGTTGCAGGGTATCGCGAGCGCGGATTGCCGGTGCTGCGGGTGTTCTCCCTGGAGGGTGAAGGGCGCCCGGTAGCGCCGCGGGACATACGCTTCCCTGACCCGGCGTACACGGCCTTCAGCGAAATTAATCGCGACTTCAACGCGAAGACGTTTCGCTATGCGTATCAGTCGCTGGTGCGGCCGTCGTCAGTGTTCGAGTACGAGATTGCGACGGGCACGTCGACGCTACTGAAGCAACACGAGGTTCCGGGCGGATTCGACGCGGCAAATTACCAGTCGGAGCGGCTATGGTTTCGTGCGCACGATGGCACCGAGGTGCCGGTCTCGCTGGTGTACCGGCGAAGTGCGTTCGAGAAGAACGGCAAAAATCCGCTGTACGTGTACGGTTATGGAAGCTACGGATATCCGCTGCCGCTCGGATTCTCGGCGTCACGTCTTGCGTTGCTCGATCGTGGGCTCGTTGTAGCGTATGCGCACATTCGCGGCGGCGGTGAGTTGGGTGATCCGTGGCACGACGCCGGCAAGATGATGCAGAAGCAGAATACGTTTACGGATTTCATCGAGACCGTAGAGTTCCTGGTACGCGGGGGTTATGGCGATCCGTCGCGTGTCGCGATTGAAGGTGGGAGTGCGGGCGGTCTGCTGATGGGAGCGGCTGTGAACCTTGCGATCGAAGCCGGAAAGCCGAACCTGTTCCGTGCAGTTTTGTCGCATGTGCCGTTCGTGGATGTGATGAACACGATGCTGGATGCTTCCCTTCCCTTGACGGTCGGCGAGTATGAGGAGTGGGGCAATCCGAATGAGCCCGAAGCATTCGCCTACATGCGCGGCTACTCTCCCTATGACAACCTGCGCAAGGCTGAGTATCCGGCGATGCTGGTGAAGACAAGCCTGAATGACTCGCAGGTGATGTACTGGGAGCCGGCGAAGTATGTCGCCAAGATGCGCACGTTGAAGACAAATGATACGTCGCTACTGCTGCACATCAACATGGATGCGGGCCATGGCGGCGCGTCGGGGCGTTACGACTATTTGAAAGAGATTGCGTTTGACGATGCATTCCTTCTGCGGGAGTTGGGCGCAGAGAAACGGATCTAA
- a CDS encoding ABC transporter ATP-binding protein: MKAADRPSRNTGKAIGADLTAKRPKVKFRDVWPEIWTLVKPRRWLMAGCFCIMIVNRACSLVLPLSFKPLIDQVFTLGHMRLLPIVVGAVLLATLIQGVTSYALTQLLSKSGQRMIAELRKQVQQHVGRLPVAFYDENRTGTLVARIMTDVEGVRNIIGTGVVDFVGGVLTALFAFAYLLHVSVSMTLLAFVIMTAFALVLQRAFKTIRPIFRERAKINAEVTGRLTESLGGVRVVKGYHAEASEANVFAGGVARLLNNVISSLTAQSLMTLSSTVILGVVGVVVMWMGAHLHAIGRLTTGGYFAYVMVLAFMTAPLVQLVAIGTQLTEAMAGLDRTREVMSEHAEDADPNRAHDAGIIRGDVRFEDVSFAYVADKPVLHNVSFHSQPGTVTALVGSSGSGKSTIISLVCGFHTAQSGAVLIDGQDLATIRLSSYRRQLGVVLQETFLFDGTIRENIMFSRPSATEEQFQQACSIARVDEFAERFPEGYETIVGERGVKLSGGQRQRLSIARAILADPRILILDEATSSLDSESEAMIQHGLSYLMQGRTTFVIAHRLSTIRRADQILVVEEGRIIERGTHEELYAVGGRYFDLYTRQHGLETNLFLAPGEGDGGLPEEVER; encoded by the coding sequence ATGAAGGCAGCTGATCGCCCATCACGCAACACCGGCAAAGCAATCGGCGCCGATCTCACGGCAAAGCGGCCGAAGGTGAAGTTTCGCGACGTCTGGCCGGAGATCTGGACGCTCGTGAAGCCGCGCCGCTGGCTCATGGCCGGCTGCTTTTGCATCATGATTGTGAACCGTGCCTGTTCGCTGGTTCTGCCCCTGTCCTTCAAACCGCTCATCGATCAGGTATTCACGCTTGGGCACATGCGGCTGCTGCCCATTGTCGTTGGCGCTGTCTTGTTGGCCACGCTAATTCAAGGTGTAACCTCATACGCCCTGACGCAACTGCTTTCGAAATCCGGCCAGCGCATGATCGCCGAACTGCGGAAGCAGGTGCAGCAGCATGTCGGTCGCCTGCCCGTCGCCTTCTACGACGAGAACCGCACAGGCACACTTGTCGCACGCATCATGACTGACGTTGAAGGCGTGCGCAACATCATCGGTACCGGCGTTGTGGACTTCGTTGGCGGGGTGCTGACGGCTCTCTTTGCGTTCGCATATCTGCTGCATGTCAGCGTGAGCATGACGTTGCTCGCGTTCGTCATCATGACTGCCTTCGCGCTCGTGCTCCAGCGCGCGTTCAAGACCATTCGGCCGATCTTTCGCGAGCGCGCCAAAATCAACGCTGAGGTGACTGGCCGACTCACCGAGTCGCTGGGCGGCGTCCGCGTAGTCAAGGGCTATCACGCGGAGGCGAGCGAAGCCAACGTCTTCGCCGGTGGTGTCGCCCGACTGCTGAACAATGTCATCAGCTCGCTGACCGCGCAATCGCTCATGACACTCTCCTCGACCGTCATTCTCGGTGTCGTCGGTGTAGTGGTCATGTGGATGGGCGCACACCTTCACGCAATCGGCCGACTAACCACGGGTGGCTATTTCGCGTATGTGATGGTTTTAGCCTTCATGACCGCGCCTCTCGTGCAACTTGTCGCGATCGGCACACAACTGACTGAAGCGATGGCCGGCCTCGACCGCACACGCGAAGTGATGAGCGAGCACGCCGAGGACGCTGACCCGAACCGTGCGCACGATGCCGGCATCATCCGCGGTGACGTGCGGTTCGAGGACGTCAGCTTCGCCTACGTCGCCGACAAGCCGGTGCTGCACAACGTCAGCTTCCACTCCCAGCCAGGCACCGTAACCGCTCTCGTCGGTTCCAGCGGCTCCGGCAAGTCCACGATCATCAGCCTGGTCTGCGGATTTCATACCGCGCAATCTGGCGCCGTGCTCATTGACGGCCAGGACCTCGCAACGATCCGGCTCAGCAGTTATCGCCGTCAACTCGGCGTCGTTCTGCAGGAGACCTTCCTCTTCGACGGAACCATTCGCGAAAACATCATGTTCTCCCGGCCGTCGGCGACCGAAGAGCAGTTCCAGCAGGCGTGCTCCATTGCACGCGTGGATGAATTCGCCGAGCGCTTTCCCGAAGGCTACGAGACCATCGTCGGCGAACGCGGCGTAAAGCTCTCCGGTGGTCAGCGCCAGCGCCTTTCCATCGCGCGCGCTATCCTCGCCGACCCGCGCATTCTCATCCTCGACGAAGCCACGAGTTCGCTCGACTCTGAGAGCGAAGCCATGATCCAGCACGGTCTCAGCTACCTCATGCAGGGCCGCACAACATTCGTCATCGCGCACCGCCTCTCCACGATTCGCCGCGCCGATCAGATACTCGTGGTCGAAGAGGGCCGCATCATCGAGCGCGGCACCCATGAGGAGCTTTACGCAGTCGGCGGCCGCTACTTTGACCTCTACACGCGCCAGCACGGTCTCGAGACCAACCTCTTCCTCGCTCCGGGCGAAGGCGACGGTGGTCTTCCTGAAGAAGTCGAGCGCTGA
- a CDS encoding PD-(D/E)XK nuclease family protein, translated as MPKFVTEPDLLDALARGVLVVLPNRRASRTLRQAYDARQRAAGLRAWNAAGVLTWTDWTRSLWSGLAVQGQELRLLLNPAQEHSLWREIIEVSTAGRTLSSPDALAEIAHSAWSLAAAHGATGRIRSTATTFDSRTFAGWSESFRKICASENCISSAQIEEALRAHAVARTLRLSDPVLLAGFEELTPAQAGLIEGLRVSGAQIDEAAIEWAGPSAPSRVSSVVPSSRDEIVFAARWIQQFFSDGASQSATPRIAVLLPKPQESRAEVESVFREILAPELQPIEADNSAAPWEFTGGAPLLGQPMVADALAFLHLLLRPLPIERLSALLRSPFIGSSSDLLAAARFDSQVLRRRPYLLPELDLDGLTRVIQQQSGLNRAPNFRPAWLNAVNEVAARLRTPASRSYAEWAEMVRTLLRAANWPGDRAPTPSEFAAAGAWDATLDLLATLDFRGSRISFAVAVKALEQLLKSSHASTPAAHGPIQVMSPEDAEGSVFDAIVLLHATDEAWPEPSRLHPLLGWPLQQQLGLPGADPARDAERSMRHAESLLRRTQNVLVLRAASDERGPLRSSPLLSRIGITFASADSLLPESAPPEPIAEEVAPDDAALPPLPSPELRGGAVVLKHQAACGFLAFAEMRLNSTTVDPCELGLNAIERGNLVHRALESFWSATQSQAELRALSHEERERRLGEAIDIAFSRFPTPAPGWNAAYLRLQRERLRRLLLGWLDFELQRGPFTVRKREERTSIPIGPLQLKVQPDRVDEVEGGIVLVDYKTGYKVHPSNWEGERPDDPQLPLYALLSEPGTLQALLFGRIRPGIEMKWQGLASSQTVLPKQRQKLVDLDLRREEWNSVLTTLAENFAAGRADVDPKSFTVNCEGCRQRMLCRVDPVALAGAIEESESEEEFDV; from the coding sequence ATGCCGAAGTTTGTCACTGAGCCCGATCTGTTGGATGCGCTGGCGCGCGGCGTTCTCGTCGTATTACCAAACCGGCGAGCGTCGCGGACCCTGCGCCAGGCTTACGACGCACGCCAGCGCGCGGCCGGGCTCCGGGCGTGGAACGCTGCCGGAGTTCTGACTTGGACGGACTGGACGCGCAGTCTATGGTCGGGCCTTGCGGTTCAAGGGCAGGAGCTTCGGCTGCTGCTAAACCCTGCTCAAGAGCACAGTTTGTGGCGCGAGATCATTGAAGTTTCGACCGCCGGTCGCACTCTGAGTTCACCGGACGCTTTAGCGGAAATCGCGCATTCTGCCTGGTCACTCGCCGCTGCTCACGGCGCAACTGGCCGCATCCGTAGTACCGCGACCACGTTCGACAGCCGAACTTTCGCGGGTTGGTCGGAGAGCTTCAGGAAGATCTGCGCGTCGGAGAATTGCATTTCCTCCGCACAGATCGAGGAGGCCCTTCGCGCGCATGCGGTGGCTCGCACTCTGCGCCTGAGTGATCCCGTCCTCCTGGCGGGATTCGAGGAACTAACACCAGCACAGGCGGGGCTTATTGAGGGCTTACGCGTGAGCGGCGCGCAGATCGACGAAGCGGCGATCGAATGGGCCGGACCGTCTGCTCCGTCGCGAGTCAGCAGTGTCGTTCCCTCGTCGCGGGATGAGATCGTTTTCGCGGCGCGATGGATTCAGCAGTTCTTCTCGGACGGCGCGTCTCAATCAGCCACCCCCCGGATAGCAGTGCTATTGCCAAAGCCGCAAGAGAGCCGGGCTGAGGTCGAGTCCGTCTTTCGAGAGATTCTGGCACCCGAACTGCAGCCCATCGAGGCCGACAACTCGGCTGCACCATGGGAGTTCACGGGCGGTGCTCCGTTGCTCGGTCAACCGATGGTTGCGGATGCGCTCGCATTCTTGCACTTGCTGCTGCGTCCGCTTCCTATTGAACGGCTTAGCGCACTTCTTCGTTCTCCATTTATCGGATCCAGCTCAGACCTCTTGGCTGCGGCACGATTCGATTCACAGGTTTTGCGGCGTCGACCATACCTCTTGCCGGAGCTCGACCTGGATGGACTCACGCGCGTCATTCAGCAGCAATCCGGATTGAACAGGGCTCCGAACTTTCGTCCAGCATGGCTGAATGCGGTGAATGAGGTTGCAGCGAGGCTGCGGACGCCGGCTTCACGAAGCTATGCGGAATGGGCGGAGATGGTGCGCACCTTGTTGCGAGCCGCAAACTGGCCCGGGGATCGGGCCCCGACGCCCTCTGAGTTCGCCGCCGCCGGTGCCTGGGACGCGACGCTTGACTTGCTCGCCACGCTGGACTTCCGCGGCTCTCGCATCAGCTTCGCAGTAGCCGTCAAGGCGCTGGAGCAACTGTTGAAGTCCTCGCACGCGAGCACTCCGGCCGCGCATGGTCCCATTCAGGTAATGTCTCCTGAGGATGCAGAAGGCTCAGTGTTCGATGCGATCGTCCTTCTACATGCGACAGATGAAGCGTGGCCCGAGCCGTCCCGTTTGCATCCGCTACTCGGATGGCCTCTGCAACAGCAGCTCGGTCTTCCCGGCGCCGATCCCGCACGCGATGCGGAACGGTCGATGCGGCATGCAGAGTCTCTGTTGCGCCGCACGCAGAATGTGCTTGTGCTTAGAGCGGCCTCAGATGAACGCGGCCCGTTGCGGTCCTCGCCGCTGCTAAGCCGCATCGGCATCACTTTCGCGTCGGCGGACTCACTTTTGCCGGAGAGCGCGCCGCCTGAGCCCATCGCGGAGGAGGTTGCGCCTGATGATGCCGCGCTCCCGCCGCTTCCTTCGCCCGAACTTCGGGGCGGAGCGGTCGTTCTGAAGCATCAGGCGGCCTGCGGGTTCCTTGCCTTCGCAGAGATGCGCCTGAACTCCACAACTGTTGATCCTTGCGAGCTTGGTCTGAATGCAATCGAGCGCGGAAACCTGGTCCATCGCGCTCTCGAAAGCTTCTGGAGTGCCACGCAGTCACAAGCGGAGTTGCGCGCGCTTTCGCACGAAGAGCGTGAGCGCCGTCTTGGCGAGGCCATCGACATCGCGTTTTCCAGGTTCCCGACGCCCGCACCAGGCTGGAATGCGGCGTACCTTCGGCTTCAGCGCGAGCGCCTCCGCCGTCTCCTTCTAGGATGGCTGGATTTTGAATTGCAGCGCGGCCCATTCACGGTTCGCAAGCGTGAAGAACGCACCTCGATTCCGATCGGGCCACTGCAGCTGAAGGTTCAGCCCGACCGCGTGGACGAGGTCGAAGGCGGAATCGTACTCGTCGACTACAAAACTGGCTACAAGGTCCACCCTTCGAACTGGGAAGGTGAACGCCCCGATGACCCGCAGCTTCCGCTTTATGCTCTGCTGAGCGAACCTGGCACACTGCAGGCGTTGCTATTCGGGCGCATCCGCCCAGGCATTGAGATGAAATGGCAGGGATTGGCAAGCAGTCAGACCGTTCTTCCCAAACAACGGCAGAAGCTGGTCGACCTCGATCTACGGCGCGAGGAGTGGAATTCTGTCCTGACGACCCTCGCGGAGAACTTCGCAGCAGGCCGTGCAGACGTCGATCCCAAAAGCTTCACTGTGAATTGCGAGGGCTGTCGGCAACGCATGCTCTGCCGCGTGGACCCCGTAGCGCTGGCAGGTGCTATCGAGGAGAGCGAGAGCGAGGAGGAGTTCGATGTCTGA
- a CDS encoding SCO family protein → MAVLTLTAALGGMALTSIEGCHRTSSTATSTTKQYPIRATVVAVDAQDGQVTLQHQDIPGLMEAMTMAYPVTDRSALSELHPGDKIMATVLADPSPEGPVNLRVSEIVVIAQAKPDYVQAVQYHVPTLGDEVPNFALLNQSDKKIDLRQYRGKVLLMTFIYTRCPLADYCPRMSHNFAQIDQQLAADPKLYNDTHLLSVSFDPTYDTPKVLKSYGGAYTGKYSKETFDHWEFAAPSEKELPKMEQFFDVGVTPGEKGTLQHSLATVVIGKDGKVIAFYPTNDWSVTTVLDQVKQAAAA, encoded by the coding sequence ATGGCAGTTCTTACACTCACTGCCGCCCTCGGCGGAATGGCGCTAACAAGCATCGAGGGCTGCCATCGCACTTCGAGCACAGCGACAAGCACAACGAAGCAATATCCGATCCGCGCGACCGTTGTGGCCGTCGACGCACAGGACGGGCAGGTGACGCTGCAGCATCAAGACATTCCTGGCCTCATGGAAGCGATGACGATGGCATACCCTGTGACGGATCGCTCAGCCTTATCGGAACTGCACCCCGGTGACAAGATTATGGCTACGGTGCTCGCGGACCCGAGCCCGGAGGGCCCTGTGAATCTGCGTGTGAGCGAGATCGTCGTCATCGCGCAGGCGAAGCCCGACTACGTCCAGGCAGTGCAATATCACGTGCCCACGCTGGGTGATGAGGTGCCGAACTTCGCTCTCCTGAATCAATCCGATAAGAAGATCGATCTCAGGCAGTATCGTGGCAAGGTGCTGCTCATGACCTTCATCTACACCCGTTGTCCGCTGGCGGACTACTGCCCGCGCATGAGCCACAACTTCGCGCAAATCGACCAGCAACTAGCCGCAGATCCGAAGCTCTACAACGATACGCACCTGCTCAGCGTCAGCTTTGATCCGACGTACGATACGCCCAAGGTGCTCAAGAGCTATGGCGGCGCATACACCGGCAAGTACTCGAAGGAGACCTTCGACCATTGGGAGTTTGCCGCCCCTAGCGAAAAGGAGTTGCCGAAGATGGAGCAGTTCTTTGACGTTGGCGTAACGCCCGGCGAGAAAGGCACCCTGCAGCACTCACTCGCAACGGTGGTCATCGGCAAGGATGGCAAGGTGATCGCGTTTTACCCGACCAACGATTGGAGCGTCACGACAGTGCTCGATCAAGTGAAGCAGGCTGCGGCTGCATAG